Proteins encoded within one genomic window of Triticum aestivum cultivar Chinese Spring chromosome 2D, IWGSC CS RefSeq v2.1, whole genome shotgun sequence:
- the LOC123048273 gene encoding chalcone synthase 2, with product MAAATMTVEEVRKAQRAEGPATVLAIGTATPANCVYQADYPDYYFKITKSDHMADLKDKFKRMCEKSQIRKRYMHLTEEILQDNPNMCAYMAPSLDARQDIVVVEVPKLGKAAAQKAIKEWGQPRSKITHLVFCTTSGVDMPGADYQLTKMLGLRPSVKRLMMYQQGCFAGGTVLRLAKDLAENNRGARVLVVCSEITAVTFRGPHESHLDSLVGQALFGDGAAAVIVGADPDESVERPLFQLVSASQTILPDSEGAIDGHLREVGLTFHLLKDVPGLISKNIERALEDAFKPLGIDDWNSVFWMAHPGGPAILDMVEAKVNLNKERMRATRHVLSEYGNMSSACVLFIMDEMRKRSAEDGHTTTGEGMDWGVLFGFGPGLTVETVVLHSVPITA from the exons atggcggcggcgacgatgacggtgGAGGAGGTGAGGAAGGCGCAGCGGGCGGAGGGGCCGGCCACGGTGCTGGCCATCGGCACGGCGACGCCGGCAAACTGCGTGTACCAGGCCGACTACCCGGACTACTACTTCAAGATCACCAAGAGCGACCACATGGCCGACCTCAAGGACAAGTTCAAGAGGATGT GCGAGAAGTCGCAGATCAGGAAGAGGTACATGCACCTGACGGAGGAGATCCTGCAGGACAACCCCAACATGTGCGCCTACATGGCGCCGTCCCTGGACGCGCGCCAGGACATCGTCGTCGTCGAGGTCCCCAAGCTCGGGAAGGCGGCCGCGCAGAAGGCCATCAAGGAGTGGGGCCAGCCGCGGTCCAAGATCACCCACCTTGTCTTCTGCACCACCTCCGGCGTCGACATGCCGGGCGCCGACTACCAGCTCACCAAGATGCTCGGCCTGCGCCCCTCCGTGAAGCGCCTCATGATGTACCAGCAGGGCTGCTTCGCCGGCGGCACCGTGTTGCGCCTCGCCAAGGACCTCGCCGAGAACAACCGCGGCGCGCGTGTGCTGGTGGTCTGCTCGGAGATCACCGCGGTCACCTTCCGCGGCCCGCACGAGTCCCACCTCGACTCGCTGGTGGGTCAGGCGCTCTTCGGCGACGGTGCGGCCGCGGTGATCGTCGGCGCAGACCCCGACGAGTCCGTCGAGCGCCCCCTGTTCCAGCTGGTGTCTGCGAGCCAGACGATTCTGCCGGACTCAGAGGGCGCCATCGACGGCCACCTTCGGGAGGTCGGCCTCACCTTCCACCTCCTCAAGGATGTGCCCGGGctcatctccaagaacatcgagcgcGCCCTGGAGGACGCCTTCAAGCCATTGGGCATCGATGACTGGAACTCAGTCTTCTGGATGGCGCACCCCGGCGGGCCGGCAATCCTTGACATGGTCGAGGCCAAGGTAAACCTAAACAAGGAACGGATGCGCGCCACCAGGCATGTCCTCTCCGAATATGGCAACATGTCGAGCGCATGCGTGCTCTTCATCATGGACGAAATGCGCAAACGCTCCGCCGAGGATGGCCACACCACAACCGGCGAGGGAATGGACTGGGGCGTTCTCTTCGGCTTCGGCCCCGGCCTCACCGTGGAGACGGTCGTCCTCCATAGCGTCCCCATCACAGCCTAG
- the LOC123051103 gene encoding glyoxylate/hydroxypyruvate reductase HPR3, which translates to MAAAGGKPAVLLLRPVDAPFAAALRDRFRVLDLYAPGQALPALAFVAAAAAVPEPPRATVIWGGVRVDASFLDAAPSLRCVVSTAAGLDHIDLAECARRGVAVANSGEVYSTDVADYAVGLLLDVLRRVSASERYVRRGSWAAQGDYPLGSKLGGKRVGIIGLGNIGSRIAKRLEAFGCIIHYNSRKPKDSVSYKYFPNVHELAAESDVLVVACALNKATRHIVNKDVLEALGKDGVVVNIGRGANIDEAELVIALREGKIAGAGLDVFEHEPKVPAELFSMENVVLSRHVAVLTEESRSDLRAHTIGNLEAFFSGQPLLTPVHADSLAQ; encoded by the exons ATGGCGGCAGCCGGCGGCAAGCCTGCCGTCCTGCTGCTCCGCCCCGTGGACGCGCCCTTCGCCGCCGCGCTGCGCGACCGCTTCCGCGTCCTCGACCTGTACGCGCCGGGGCAGGCCCTCCCGGCcctggccttcgtcgccgcggccgccgccgtacCGGAGCCCCCGCGCGCCACGGTCATCTGGGGCGGCGTGCGCGTGGACGCCTCGTTCCTCGACGCCGCCCCCTCCCTCCGCTGCGTCGTCAGCACGGCCGCGGGGCTCGACCACATCGACCTGGCCGAGTGCGCGCGCCGCGGCGTCGCCGTCGCCAACTCCGGGGAGGTATACTCAACCGACGTGGCCGATTACGCCGTCGGCCTGCTGCTCGACGTGCTCCGGCGCGTGTCGGCGTCCGAGCGCTACGTCCGGCGCGGGTCCTGGGCGGCGCAGGGGGACTATCCCCTCGGATCCAAG CTTGGTGGTAAGCGTGTTGGCATCATCGGCTTGGGGAACATCGGCTCACGGATTGCAAAGAGGCTTGAAGCTTTCGGCTGCATCATCCACTACAACTCGAGAAAACCAAAGGATTCAGTCTCTTACAAATACTTCCCAAATGTCCATGAGCTTGCTGCTGAATCTGACGTGCTCGTTGTCGCATGCGCACTGAACAAGGCGACACGGCACATCGTGAACAAGGATGTGCTGGAGGCCCTAGGAAAGGACGGTGTGGTCGTCAACATCGGCCGAGGAGCAAACATCGACGAGGCAGAACTGGTCATTGCACTCAGGGAGGGAAAGATTGCAGGCGCGGGCCTTGACGTCTTTGAGCATGAGCCAAAGGTGCCGGCAGAGCTGTTCTCCATGGAGAATGTGGTTCTGTCGCGCCACGTGGCGGTGTTGACGGAGGAGTCCAGGTCGGACCTGCGAGCGCACACCATTGGCAACCTTGAAGCCTTCTTCTCCGGTCAGCCATTGCTCACCCCAGTGCATGCTGATTCTCTAGCGCAGTGA
- the LOC123051104 gene encoding glyoxylate/hydroxypyruvate reductase HPR3 produces MASAGGNPLVLPAVLHLRRSDADFTAALSERFRVLDFFSSGEPLPAFLAAAAAAPEPPRAAVVVGGGSVRVDASFLDAVPSLRCVLTTGAGIDHIDLAECARRGVAVANSGEVFSTDVADYAVGLLLDVLRRVSAAERYVRRGSWPVQGDYPLGSKLGGKRVGIIGLGNIGSRIARRLEAFGCIIHYNSRKPKDSISYKYFGNVHDLAAESDVLIVACALNKATRHIVDKDVLEALGKGGVVINIGRGANIDEAELVVALREGKIAGAGLDVFEHEPKVPAELFSMENVVLSRHVAVFTEESRSDLRAHTVGNLEAFFSGQPLLTPVDADSLVQ; encoded by the exons ATGGCGTCGGCCGGCGGCAACCCGCTGGTCCTCCCGGCCGTCCTCCACCTCCGCCGGTCAGACGCCGACTTCACCGCGGCGCTGAGCGAGCGGTTCCGCGTCCTCGACTTCTTCTCCTCCGGCGAGCCCCTCCCGGCGTTcctcgccgcggccgcggccgcgccgGAGCCCCCGCGCGCCGCGGTCGTCGTGGGCGGCGGCTCCGTGCGCGTGGACGCCTCGTTCCTGGACGCCGTGCCCTCCCTCCGCTGCGTCCTCACCACGGGCGCCGGGATTGACCACATCGACCTCGCCGAGTGCGCGCGCCGCGGCGTCGCCGTCGCCAACTCCGGGGAGGTCTTCTCCACCGACGTCGCCGACTACGCCGTCGGCTTGCTGCTCGACGTGCTCCGGCGCGTGTCGGCGGCGGAGCGGTACGTCCGGCGCGGGTCCTGGCCGGTGCAGGGCGACTACCCCCTCGGATCCAAG CTTGGTGGCAAGCGTGTTGGCATCATCGGCTTGGGGAACATCGGCTCACGGATTGCAAGGAGGCTTGAAGCTTTTGGCTGCATCATCCACTACAACTCGAGAAAACCAAAGGATTCAATTTCTTACAAGTACTTCGGAAATGTTCACGATCTTGCTGCTGAATCCGACGTGCTCATTGTCGCATGTGCACTAAACAAGGCGACGCGGCACATCGTGGACAAGGATGTGCTGGAGGCCCTAGGAAAGGGTGGTGTGGTCATCAACATCGGCCGAGGAGCAAACATCGACGAGGCGGAACTGGTCGTTGCACTCAGGGAGGGAAAGATTGCAGGCGCGGGCCTTGACGTCTTCGAGCACGAGCCCAAGGTGCCAGCAGAGCTGTTCTCCATGGAGAATGTGGTTCTGTCGCGTCACGTGGCGGTCTTTACAGAGGAGTCCAGGTCGGACCTGCGCGCGCACACCGTGGGCAACCTTGAAGCCTTCTTCTCCGGTCAGCCGTTGCTCACTCCAGTGGATGCTGATTCTCTAGTGCAGTGA